The sequence NNNNNNNNNNNNNNNNNNNNNNNNNNNNNNNNNNNNNNNNNNNNNNNNNNNNNNNNNNNNNNNNNNNNNNNNNNNNNNNNNNNNNNNNNNNNNNNNNNNNNNNNNNNNNNNNNNNNNNNNNNNNNNNNNNNNNNNNNNNNNNNNNNNNNNNNNNNNNNNNNNNNNNNNNNNNNNNNNNNNNNNNNNNNNNNNNNNNNNNNNNNNNNNNNNNNNNNNNNNNNNNNNNNNNNNNNNNNNNNNNNNNNNNNNNNNNNNNNNNNNNNNNNNNNNNNNNNNNNNNNNNNNNNNNNNNNNNNNNNNNNNNNNNNNNNNNNNNNNNNNNNNNNNNNNNNNNNNNNNNNNNNcacgaagtgctactcaatcactaaagaaacacattgaagaacctggtcctaagtatagaatccagctaagagttttacagttgatttttagagttgttcattgtgttttaactattgttgtaatattagtttcagtgtgttataaactgaactaggagttagtcttcgagttgggaaaaactcagagactttgggaacgcataccttgggaggtgtttGTGTGGTTAGGACTTAGagtataattcctagttgttgtgttaaaggaattagagtttataattcctatttgttggttacaagagttttgtaatcagtcgttgttgaggctcagagttatttagtgaaattgagattaaatcctgtagaggtgcaggtcgtgattttttacaccttttgagccaggtgttttccacgtaaaaatcattgtgttctttactttctgttttactgctttCTTGGAACACAACAGGGAACCCGTTCCACCGATAGGCaacagttaggcgaaaataagataatcagtagggcatgaattcttaacaagtggtatcagagcgggtTATCTTGTGAAGGCTAATACCTTAAGATAAGATCAAAGATGAATTCTGCACCACCTACTGGCTACTGCAAAGGACAAGACATCAATAGGCCTCCATTGTTCAATGGACAGTACTACTCAGGATGGAAAGAAAGGATGAGAGATTTACTTCAGGCTGTTGACTACGAACTCTAGAATAGAATTATTGATGGACCCTCAATACCCCATGAAGAAGGATGTTGAAAACAAGGATGTATTAAAAGACAAGAGTGAGTATGATAAGGCCGACTTTAAGATGCTTGGAAAGAATGCAAAAGCTAAGTATATTCTTATTTGCGAACTTGGACCAGATGAATATAACAGGATCTCAGGTTGCACCACTGCAAAACAAAATTAGGAGACTCTTGTGAACGCATATGAGAAGAACATGGATAccttagagaaaaataaaggaacTAAGGATAAGTGAATAGCACTAAAAGAGTCTGACAGCGTAGAATCTAGAATCAGATCTGGATAATAAAAAGCTTATCAAGAATTTCAAAAGGAAGGAATCATTTGCTACGATGGCTGCATGGGGATCAAGCTCAGAAGAATCTGATGATGATGGAGTTGATGAAAGTGCACTTATGGCTATAGGTGACTCAGACAtggaagaaaaggaaataaaatttgaggTAAGTCTACTTGATCTAAAAGATAAATTGCATCTTTGTTCTAAGAAAAGACTAATTCCCTTGATGAAcgcattgattgatgattttcacGAGCTCACATCTGAAAGGAATCAGTTATTCAATGCTTTTGCAAGTCTAAAGTTTAATTACATTGATCTTGAGACTTGCAAGAATGTCACTGATACAGAAAACTGCACCCTAAAGGAACAGGTCAGTCAacttggttcatcaaatctaGATCTAAAATCAAAAATCTTAAAGTTGTCAattactgaaaaagaaaaaggagtcATGAGTGAAAATCATCAAGGAATTGAGTCTAAACttaaacaaagaaaagatgaattgttttatcaaagagaaaaggttagaaagctaactcaagaaaactctagaataaaacttgatcttgaaagagctaacCGATGGACCAAGTCATCTAGAATTGTTAATCATCTAAGTAGTAGGACTCAAAATGAGAGGGTTGGCATAGGTTTTCACAAAGAAACTATTTCCTATAAAGATTTATCTTATATTTGTGGAAAACTGGGACACCCAACTATTGAATGTCCTGTTGCTGCCAAAAACAGATCCAGCAGTCTAAATctggcaaataaactatctcagaccAAGAAAAGGATAACTAAACTTGGCCAGAGAAACAGGTCACGTAACCTGTTGCCTGCATGGGCTAGAAGAAATCTtattcatccatttactcataagaaaggatCCAAGCTTGTCTGGatgcctaaagttaacccctaatttgttttgcaggtgagagtgaaaggaggcaagcaaaatttgtacatgaataaagcttgctcaaggcataagactagaagaaaataaagtttctttcactcaccacatttaaaggaggaatggatcatttgaaagatggcCAGATTGTAGTGctcgtgtaagggggaagcaagggagatcaaaaaaaaaaaattaacgatTCAATGCTTGAACCTGGTTCGTATGAATCTTTGTGGACTAATGTAAGAAGCAGAGAAGTTAAGAGGATGACAGTGAAACTGCTGAGCATGCACAGaaacatgttgtaccacctggttcaactgttgtacagactgagggcatattgacagggggaacaacaaatcaagaaattgatgcatcaataacaccaacacaagcTGATGAAAATTTTGTTGGTAATTAATAAGAATTAATATTgtcacaagaatcttgagatattccATGGGAATCAATGACTTGAGACTATGGTATTCAAAGGAAAgcaatttcactcttgagggctataaagTATTGACTATGTGGATTACTTATTTGACTggagaagcaccaaaggcactaagtagagagcattttgaaaggaataggttagacttggggatgattaaaattgcatgaactcccctcaatgattgactagaataaccatttttcttattaatcttattagctaaaatgttattcgatttagtcttgcacatttagttgtgtgtcccaattccagatttttgactcttctaacctaattttgtattaaattgtgcagaaaaataggtacaagcaagcaattgtgaccacaaagttcttcttatcaggtatgttctacactgacataagtataggctgtctaagttgaaacagttgagcacacctgttcaGTTCCTCACACTTCATCCTCTCCTTGTCCTATGATGCTACcgaattggttgaccaaattttCTTTGACTCTCTCCAAATGATTGTGCACAAATGAGTTAATCCTACACCAGAAATTCCTTCttctctctcaaccaaaatatcagttttataccatggatttgccaagcttgatcatcaatcacatgcagcatATGTTTCTAAAGAATGAACAGGGACATGCTctcttttagttcctaattggctcAAATCCTTTAGAATTTCCCAGTCCAAGTTTAGGTTTGACTTTTCAAACAACAATGGATGTTTTTTAACAGATGAATCATCCTGCTCTACCTGGTTTAATAAGGAGGGCTAAAActcattgcaaaaaaaaaaaaaaaatgatttagctgagataaattctgaactagaaactgcatctgacagtcatgaagtggaataagtGGTCATTCaggctaggatcatgactttgaagcttgaccttgattgagaaagggatgaaaatgttgaagtcattcgtcaattgacacagttgataacacctgttccaccttcctcatcagctcctcactatttgtatccttagtcatatcccacttttataccatattttttaattaatgctcagttgttttgctttgttcagtactaacttaggtttaatgtggaacatgctctggctgttaaatggaatggttatctttgctaaattgactcatatttttgctctctttaatacattattatgttggctaaagtctttgtctgattgttttggtgatagccctagtagccatgaatagcataacaaatcactttggctagtatattattgcattgaaatggttttcgatgatgccaaaaggggaagataagagggttgtgcaatgtttataatccattgactaacttgtttcattctaatgttttatactttagtgcctacagatgaagatgtttgaatgcacaaagacaagaggtttgtcatcatcaaaaaggggaattTATTagaaccttgaagttttgatgaatgataatatgaatgaaacaagttgatatacgTGTTCCACTGATCCGACAAGTTCAAGAGTGCAGTCTAcagtataaataattaaaaatcagaatGAGTTAAATCAGTGCAACtggaaacttcaacttactgatcacatggggaatagaacaagttgaatttgattcaaacatttgatgataagggaaagcaagttgaattgaaaaaggagtcctatgtgaAGGAGGAGttttcacttctgagcatatccttaagagtcagtcctatgtgtagaaggaggaagATTCTAAAAATTGAAGAAGTCTATGCAAAACGTACAAtttgaaggactctttggagagttggagtttgactacaacactaaggagataagagttggaattgaaggagtctcacttgaagtagaactctatgcaatgacaGTTATGAATGAAGggtagtttgaaataaagaatgatttttgaaaagttgtgcttaaatagaagatgcatcaatCAGAATAAACtcacgcacttacaaagcagaaaagcacaatcgacagattgacttcacgaagtgctactcaatcactaaagaaacacattgaagaacctggtNNNNNNNNNNNNNNNNNNNNNNNNNNNNNNNNNNNNNNNNNNNNNNNNNNNNNNNNNNNNNNNNNNNNNNNNNNNNNNNNNNNNNNNNNNNNNNNNNNNNNNNNNNNNNNNNNNNNNNNNNNNNNNNNNNNNNNNNNNNNNNNNNNNNNNNNNNNNNNNNNNNNNNNNNNNNNNNNNNNNNNNNNNNNNNNNNNNNNNNNNNNNNNNNNNNNNNNNNNNNNNNNNNNNNNNNNNNNNNNNNNNNNNNNNNNNNNNNNNNNNNNNNNNNNNNNNNNNNNNNNNNNNNNNNNNNNNNNNNNNNNNNNNNNNNNNNNNNNNNNNNNNNNNNNNNNNNNNNNNNNNNNNNNNNNNNNNNNNNNNNNNNNNNNNNNNNNNNNNNNNNNNNNNNNNNNNNNNNNNNNNNNNNNNNNNNNNNNNNNNNNNNNNNNNNNNNNNNNNNNNNNNNNNNNNNNNNNNNNNNNNNNNNNNNNNNNNNNNNNNNNNNNNNNNNNNNNNNNNNNNNNNNNNNNNNNNNNNNNNNNNNNNNNNNNNNNNNNNNNNNNNNNNNNNNNNNNNNNNNNNNNNNNNNNNNNNNNNNNNNNNNNNNNNNNNNNNNNNNNNNNNNNNNNNNNNNNNNNNNNNNNNNNNNNNNNNNNNNNNNNNNNNNNNNNNNNNNNNNNNNNNNNNNNNNNNNNNNNNNNNNNNNNNNNNNNNNNNNNNNNNNNNNNNNNNNNNNNNNNNNNNNNNNNNNNNNNNNNNNNNNNNNNNNNNNNNNNNNNNNNNNNNNNNNNNNNNNNNNNNNNNNNNNNNNNNNNNNNNNNNNNNNNNNNNNNNNNNNNNNNNNNNNNNNNNNNNNNNNNNNNNNNNNNNNNNNNNNNNNNNNNNNNNNNNNNNNNNNNNNNNNNNNNNNNNNNNNNNNNNNNNNNNNNNNNNNNNNNNNNNNNNNNNNNNNNNNNNNNNNNNNNNNNNNNNNNNNNNNNNNNNNNNNNNNNNNNNNNNNNNNNNNNNNNNNNNNNNNNNNNNNNNNNNNNNNNNNNNNNNNNNNNNNNNNNNNNNNNNNNNNNNNNNNNNNNNNNNNNNNNNNNNNNNNNNNNNNNNNNNNNNNNNNNNNNNNNNNNNNNNNNNNNNNNNNNNNNNNNNNNNNNNNNNNNNNNNNNNNNNNNNNNNNNNNNNNNNNNNNNNNNNNNNNNNNNNNNNNNNNNNNNNNNNNNNNNNNNNNNNNNNNNNNNNNNNNNNNNNNNNNNNNNNNNNNNNNNNNNNNNNNNNNNNNNNNNNNNNNNNNNNNNNNNNNNNNNNNNNNNNNNNNNNNNNNNNNNNNNNNNNNNNNNNNNNNNNNNNNNNNNNNNNNNNNNNNNNNNNNNNNNNNNNNNNNNNNNNNNNNNNNNNNNNNNNNNNNNNNNNNNNNNNNNNNNNNNNNNNNNNNNNNNNNNNNNNNNNNNNNNNNNNNNNNNNNNNNNNNNNNNNNNNNNNNNNNNNNNNNNNNNNNNNNNNNNNNNNNNNNNNNNNNNNNNNNNNNNNNNNNNNNNNNNNNNNNNNNNNNNNNNNNNNNNNNNNNNNNNNNNNNNNNNNNNNNNNNNNNNNNNNNNNNNNNNNNNNNNNNNNNNNNNNNNNNNNNNNNNNNNNNNNNNNNNNNNNNNNNNNNNNNNNNNNNNNNNNNNNNNNNNNNNNNNNNNNNNNNNNNNNNNNNNNNNNNNNNNNNNNNNNNNNNNNNNNNNNNNNNNNNNNNNNNNNNNNNNNNNNNNNNNNNNNNNNNNNNNNNNNNNNNNNNNNNNNNNNNNNNNNNNNNNNNNNNNNNNNNNNNNNNNNNNNNNNNNNNNNNNNNNNNNNNNNNNNNNNNNNNNNNNNNNNNNNNNNNNNNNNNNNNNNNNNNNNNNNNNNNNNNNNNNNNNNNNNNNNNNNNNNNNNNNNNNNNNNNNNNNNNNNNNNNNNNNNNNNNNNNNNNNNNNNNNNNNNNNNNNNNNNNNNNNNNNNNNNNNNNNNNNNNNNNNNNNNNNNNNNNNNNNNNNNNNNNNNNNNNNNNNNNNNNNNNNNNNNNNNNNNNNNNNNNNNNNNNNNNNNNNNNNNNNNNNNNNNNNNNNNNNNNNNNNNNNNNNNNNNNNNNNNNNNNNNNNNNNNNNNNNNNNNNNNNNNNNNNNNNNNNNNNNNNNNNNNNNNNNNNNNNNNNNNNNNNNNNNNNNNNNNNNNNNNNNNNNNNNNNNNNNNNNNNNNNNNNNNNNNNNNNNNNNNNNNNNNNNNNNNNNNNNNNNNNNNNNNNNNNNNNNNNNNNNNNNNNNNNNNNNNNNNNNNNNNNNNNNNNNNNNNNNNNNNNNNNNNNNNNNNNNNNNNNNNNNNNNNNNNNNNNNNNNNNNNNNNNNNNNNNNNNNNNNNNNNNNNNNNNNNNNNNNNNNNNNNNNNNNNNNNNNNNNNNNNNNNNNNNNNNNNNNNNNNNNNNNNNNNNNNNNNNNNNNNNNNNNNNNNNNNNNNNNNNNNNNNNNNNNNNNNNNNNNNNNNNNNNNNNNNNNNNNNNNNNNNNNNNNNNNNNNNNNNNNNNNNNNNNNNNNNNNNNNNNNNNNNNNNNNNNNNNNNNNNNNNNNNNNNNNNNNNNNNNNNNNNNNNNNNNNNNNNNNNNNNNNNNNNNNNNNNNNNNNNNNNNNNNNNNNNNNNNNNNNNNNNNNNNNNNNNNNNNNNNNNNNNNNNNNNNNNNNNNNNNNNNNNNNNNNNNNNNNNNNNNNNNNNNNNNNNNNNNNNNNNNNNNNNNNNNNNNNNNNNNNNNNNNNNNNNNNNNNNNNNNNNNNNNNNNNNNNNNNNNNNNNNNNNNNNNNNNNNNNNNNNNNNNNNNNNNNNNNNNNNNNNNNNNNNNNNNNNNNNNNNNNNNNNNNNNNNNNNNNNNNNNNNNNNNNNNNNNNNNNNNNNNNNNNNNNNNNNNNNNNNNNNNNNNNNNNNNNNNNNNNNNNNNNNNNNNNNNNNNNNNNNNNNNNNNNNNNNNNNNNNNNNNNNNNNNNNNNNNNNNNNNNNNNNNNNNNNNNNNNNNNNNNNNNNNNNcacgaagtgctactcaatcactaaagaaacacattgaagaacctggttcTAAGTATAGAATTCAGCTAAGAGTTTTAcagttgatttttagagttgttcattgtgtttgaactattgatgtaatattagtttcagtgtgttataaactgaactaggagctagtcttcgagttggggaaaattcagagactttgggaacgcataccttgggaggtgtgtgtagttaggaattagagtttataattcctagtcgttgtgttaaaggaattagagtttataattcttatttgttggttacaagagttttgtaatcaatcGTTgctgaggctcagagttatttagtgaagttgggattaaatcctgtagaggtgcagatcgtgtttttttacactttttgagCCGgcgttttccacgtaaaaatcattgtgttctttactttctgttttactgcttccttggaacacgtcaggTAACCCATTCCATCGATAGGCaacagttaggcgaaaataagatattcagtagggcacgaattcttaacagAACCCTTAACAAATAACCCTCAACGTAACCATAAAATTTGATTACGTATTGTAGAGATAATGATACCATACTGGACAATTTTGTCAACATGCTGCTGTAGATCTATATCATAATACATTCTGAGCTATGAACCTAGAACAGACTAGAGATTAAAAGGATTAATAAGCAACAAACCTCCGAAACATATTGCACAACATTGATGTTGCTTTTATCTTCCCTTTTTCTTCCTTTACCAATTCAAAAGTTCGTGCAAGATGTATGTATGGAGCAGCCTGCCCCTTACTCCAGCAAGCTGGggaaaagaatgaaagaaaaaaaaagaaaagaaaaaaagaaatattttactAGTGAACAAATTTCACATGGTGACAAAAGTTGGACTGCTGGAATATATCCAAAAATTACATAATTAATACTAGTAATTACAAGACACCAACCATGTTCCACAGGAGAATATTTCTCAGGGGGAAGTGATACATAATTTACAGCATTATCTGCAATTGGAACTCCACACAATGGCAAATCGGCATCATCTTCACCTAATATTTTGGGCAATTTAGCATCTCTGGAAGACGGAAAAACCTCCTTAGCACATTGAGGGTGCACCAATTTGTTCGTTTTAGAAATCTCTTCTTCATTGGTCTCTCCTATATCTTTgtattctgaaaaataaatatcaagtGCCATACTTATGTCTCCTTTAGTCTTCACTAGCACTGTGGTAGCATAACTTCTTAATGACTCATCCCCATTCACAATCTGAATAAACTGATCAGTTTCCTCTTTATAAGGCTCAGCAGAGGCATTTATTGACATGCTGTTATCATTGTGGGAATTTTTACTATCAGCTTCACTGTTTCCATTGTGCAAAGAAAGAGGCACCGTTTTACTGAAGAACGTTGTTATAGTACATTGCTTCGGCCCACCAGATTCCATACTTGCAAGTCCTTTAGCTTTCTTCAATATCTTGTTTCCAGTACTTCTCTTCCTTTTACCAGGAGAAAATTTTTTGCTACTGGAACTGTCCATGATGGGTAGTTTAACGGTCTTACTTGATGTAGTTGTCTCGCCCTGGGGCAGGCTTTTAACAAGACATGGTTTGGGAGGCAATGCAGACTCATTTGCTGAGTTTGCCTCAAACGAAGAGGTAACAGCATTACTGGCGGTGACCTGTTCACGATATTCTGTTTCATGTTCGTAAAAGTTTGTGACTGCATCAACAACATTTTTACCCGAAATACTAAGTAAATCCAACATCTGACCTTTAGTGACCCAAGTGGGTAAACATCCTTGAATTTCTTTTAGTAGTTCCTCTATATCACCTTCACTTATTTTTTCTAAACCTTGCGACACAGGTTCTCCTTGACAAAATGAGGAACCAATAACAGTATCCGTATCAGCAGCACCGAAGCTTTTAGGATCTAAAGAAGTATCCTCATTTTCTTGCTTGATGCTACAGACTAAAGAATGAGCATGAGCAGATACATTTGTGTTTTCTTGCACGGTGAGACTAACTAAAGCAAGACCAGATTTTTTCACATCTACATCCTCCTCTCCTTGGACAGAACGATGAAAGCCCATTAGAAATTCTTGCTTGTTGGCCATCTCATCCACCAAGCCAGCAAAATGCTTCCGCATGGCATTTGCATGTTTGCTATCCAGCTTCTCAACATCTGTACCTACTGTTGGAATAACATGCTTTGGTTTCAAAAACTTCACATATTGTCTAAGCTCATCATAATTTGAATGTTCACTATAAGGAACAAGATGTATCTCCAATGAATCTCTCTTTCTCACTGAAAACTTATTCCGCTTAACTTCATAAGTCCAACCTGTGGGGACAAAACCAACAACCTTGGAAAATCCTTTCTCATTCATGATCTTATCCATTTTTTCAAAATGAGGTTTAAAATATGGCCAAGTCTCACCCAATACATTCCACCCAATAACATGCACATCAGTTTCAGAATCAACAGTAGTAAACACCCCATCCTCCCCATGACCTAATACTTCCAAAACTTCCATTTTTCTGCCATCCACGTGAATCTTTCTCCGACACCTCCGTGAAACCTCCACCAAAATCTTCTCTTTCCCAATTACATAAGTAGCAATAAGAAACAAGATATTTTTCAATGAACCCTCATTCTCAACTCTACATTTCTCTATAACTCCAACTATATAATCAATCGACTCCTCTTGACTAGGGAATATAAATTTCGGATGACAATAAGTAGTATCCAAAAACACCGCATCAGCACCAACAAATGCATTCAATACAGGCTCTAATTTCATGACATCACGATAACGAAAATCGCCTGTGTGAACGTACCTTTCAAATTTGCCATTACTAGCTGGAACTTTGAACAAAAATTGCACAGCACCAGGACAATGATTAGCATCAATGAGATAAACCTCAGAACCGTCTATCAAAACCAATTCGGAGAGCGGTAACGCCACTACATATTGCGCCGGAACATTGAGGACTTTGATCAGAAGGTTAGCAGTAATGAAGGAACAGAAAATGATGCCTTTAGACCAATTAGAAGACAAGCCAGCATAGTGATCGGAGTGGAAATGAGAGAGGAAGTATGAAACGGAGAAATCGCCGGCGTTTCTGAAACCGTCGATGATAAAGCGAGTTTTTGGGATGAGTTTTGGTTGGGGGATTGAAGAAGGGATTGGGGGGAGGGAGAGGGAGAGTGAACGTGATGAGGATTTACCGGAGCCGGAGTTGAGAGCGGTTGTGTATAGAGTGGTTGAGTTTAGGGTTAGGGTTCCGGCGTCGGAGGACATAACGATTGTTATTACAGTGGAAATTGTACGAGTAGACGGGGCATGATAGCAAGGATTTTTACTAGTTACGAGGCGGTTGAAATGGCGCCAGAAGAAGCACCGGCTCCTTGGAAATTGCTACGCGGGTCCTCTATCTTTGGAAAATAAGAATATAACCCCTGATAGTTTTGCTATGAGCCTATGAGTTATGACAATGATTTGTTTGAACATTTTTAGTTCCAACACTTACCGGGATAAGAAAATGTGGATGATACATATTAGGGTAGAAAATTAGTGAAGTGGGGGCTTGTAGTTGTAGTGTGTTACCGATAgtatcttgttcttggagatttgGGGTGTTATTTGTGATTTCGAGCAGATTGTTGGTGGTATTAATTGATGATAATCTTGTTTATGTTGTTGTCTGTTTTGTTATCGGCTATTGTTCTGTTACTACTTTTCATTTCGTGTTCTAATATTATGTCTTTTCCTATGTTGTTTGATCTCGAGCtagaaatttattgaaaatagtttttctacCTCaactctgaggtagtggtatggactattTACATTCTACTCTCTCCATATCTCAATATTGGGAATATACTGAATATATTGTTGTAATTCTAGGTCCAACGCAATTTTTCACGGTGTTTCTCATGTGGTTGTGTTTATCAATTAGTAGTATTTCCACGGCTATTATTCAATTTGTTTGCAACATTAAAcaaacttcaacaacaacaatatacccagtataGTCCCACCAAATGGGATCTGGGAAGGGTAAATGaacgcagtccatatcactacctcaaatgtgagatagagaggttattttcaatagacccccggctcaaaataaagcaatctaagataagaaatagaaatagaacaaGATGTAATAAAAACTAACATATTTAATAATGCCGTAAGCAAGATACTCCAAGTAACAAACCCAAACATACAACATCCTaaactcagactaaccttctacACCAATTCGCCTCCTCCAtaacttcctatccagggtcatgtactcggtaagctgaagctgctccatgtcatgtctaatcacctaaCTTCAATATTTATTCGTCTACCTCTACCTCGTTTGAAACCATCCCTGGCCAACCTCTCACATATCCACACTGAGGCATCTGTACTCCTCTTCATCATATGATCGAATCATCTCAACCTTGTTTCCCTCATCTTGACTTCTACCAAAGTCACTctcaccttatctcgaataacctcatttctaattctATCTTTTCTGGTACACCCACACATCCGTCGAAGCATTCTCATATCCGTCACCTCTATCTTCTGGATGTGGGCTTTCTTAACAGGTCAACACTCCGCCCCATACAACAAAGTCGGTCTAACCACTACTCTAGAGAACTTGTCTTTAAGTTTGGGAGGTACCTCTTCGTCACACAAAATTCCATAGGCGAGCTTCTATTTCATCCAACTTACCCCAAGCCGATGAGTGACATATTTGTCAATCTTTCCATTcttctgaatcatagaccccagatattTAAAATTATNNNNNNNNNNNNNNNNNNNNNNNNNNNNNNNNNNNNNNNNNNNNNNNNNNNNNNNNNNNNNNNNNNNNNNNNNNNNNNNNNNNNNNNNNNNNNNNNNNNNNNNNNNNNNNNNNNNNNNNNNNNNNNNNNNNNNNNNNNNNNNNNNNNNNNNNNNNNNNNNNNNNNNNNNNNNNNNNNNNNNNNNNNNNNNNNNNNNNNNNNNNNNNNNNNNNNNNNNNNNNNNNNNNNNNNNNNNNNNNNNNNNNNNNNNNNNNNNNNNNNNNNNNNNNNNNNNNNNNNNNNNNNNNNNNNNNNNNNNNNNNNNNNNNNNNNNNNNNNNNNNNNNNNNNNNNNNNNNNNNNNNNNNNNNNNNNNNNNNNNNNNNNNNNNNNNNNNNNNNNNNNNNNNNNNNNNNNNNNNNNNNNNNNNNNNNNNNNNNNNNNNNNNNNNNNNNNNNNNNNNNNNNNNNNNNNNNNNNNNNNNNNNNNNNNNNNNNNNNNNNNNNNNNNNNNNNNNNNNNNNNNNNNNNNNNNNNNNNNNNNNNNNNNNNNNNNNNNNNNNNNNNNNNNNNNNNNNNNNNNNNNNNNNNNNNNNNNNNNNNNNNNNNNNNNNNNNNNNNNNNNNNNNNNNNNNNNNNNNNNNNNNNNNNNNNNNNNNNNNNNNNNNNNNNNNNNNNNNNNNNNNNNNNNNNNNNNNNNNNNNNNNNNNNNNNNNNNNNNNNNNNNNNNNNNNNNNNNNNNNNNNNNNNNNNNNNNNNNNNNNNNNNNNNNNNNNNNNNNNNNNNNNNNNNNNNNNNNNNNNNNNNNNNNNNNNNNNNNNNNNNNNNNNNNNNNNNNNNNNNNNNNNNNNNNNNNNNNNNNNNNNNNNNNNNNNNNNNNNNNNNNNNNNNNNNNNNNNNNNNNNNNNNNNNNNNNNNNNNNNNNNNNNNNNNNNNNNNNNNNNNNNNNNNNNNNNNNNNNNNNNNNNNNNNNNNNNNNNNNNNNNNNNNNNNNNNNNNNNNNNNNNNNNNNNNNNNNNNNNNNNNNNNNNNNNNN comes from Capsicum annuum cultivar UCD-10X-F1 chromosome 2, UCD10Xv1.1, whole genome shotgun sequence and encodes:
- the LOC107860093 gene encoding DNA ligase 6 isoform X2; this translates as MSSDAGTLTLNSTTLYTTALNSGSGKSSSRSLSLSLPPIPSSIPQPKLIPKTRFIIDGFRNAGDFSVSYFLSHFHSDHYAGLSSNWSKGIIFCSFITANLLIKVLNVPAQYVVALPLSELVLIDGSEVYLIDANHCPGAVQFLFKVPASNGKFERYVHTGDFRYRDVMKLEPVLNAFVGADAVFLDTTYCHPKFIFPSQEESIDYIVGVIEKCRVENEGSLKNILFLIATYVIGKEKILVEVSRRCRRKIHVDGRKMEVLEVLGHGEDGVFTTVDSETDVHVIGWNVLGETWPYFKPHFEKMDKIMNEKGFSKVVGFVPTGWTYEVKRNKFSVRKRDSLEIHLVPYSEHSNYDELRQYVKFLKPKHVIPTVGTDVEKLDSKHANAMRKHFAGLVDEMANKQEFLMGFHRSVQGEEDVDVKKSGLALVSLTVQENTNVSAHAHSLVCSIKQENEDTSLDPKSFGAADTDTVIGSSFCQGEPVSQGLEKISEGDIEELLKEIQGCLPTWVTKGQMLDLLSISGKNVVDAVTNFYEHETEYREQVTASNAVTSSFEANSANESALPPKPCLVKSLPQGETTTSSKTVKLPIMDSSSSKKFSPGKRKRSTGNKILKKAKGLASMESGGPKQCTITTFFSKTVPLSLHNGNSEADSKNSHNDNSMSINASAEPYKEETDQFIQIVNGDESLRSYATTVLVKTKGDISMALDIYFSEYKDIGETNEEEISKTNKLVHPQCAKEVFPSSRDAKLPKILGEDDADLPLCGVPIADNAVNYVSLPPEKYSPVEHACWSKGQAAPYIHLARTFELVKEEKGKIKATSMLCNMFRSLLALSPEDVLPAVYLCTNKIAPDHENMELNIGGSTVVAALEEACGTKKSRVRELYNSLGDLGDVAQLCRQTQSLLAPPVALTVRGVYSALRRISLQAGSGSAIRKKSLIVKLMCSCREKEMKFLVRTLVRNLRIGAMMRTVLPALAQAVVFNSIPHEGLVDNLKDCLQRLSAEAVEAYNILPSLDVLVPSLMEKGVEFSSNTLSMAPGIPIKPMLAKITNGVPQVLRLFQNKAFTCEYKYDGQRAQIHKLADGSVRVFSRNGDETTSRFPDLVNIITESCGPRGVTFILDAEVVAIDRQNGSKLMSFQELSSRERGSKGSIIALDKIKVDICIFVFDIMFANGEQFEGFIW